One stretch of Methanobacterium sp. DNA includes these proteins:
- the fae gene encoding formaldehyde-activating enzyme encodes MYLNGEARFGKGKEVAHLDLLIGDKEGPVGHAFANALAQQMDKHTPLFAIIAPNLVAKPITLIVPKASLRGRKDIMKVYGPAQKALATAVVDCVYDETIPENKAEEICIVCGVFIHPDSKESDKIYINNYEAAKLAIKRAFTEEPSIDEILTERNSVVHPFYKEP; translated from the coding sequence ATGTATTTAAATGGTGAAGCACGTTTTGGAAAAGGAAAAGAAGTTGCACATTTAGATCTTTTAATAGGAGACAAAGAAGGCCCTGTTGGCCATGCTTTTGCTAATGCTCTTGCACAGCAGATGGATAAACACACCCCTCTTTTTGCAATTATAGCTCCCAATCTTGTGGCCAAGCCAATAACTTTAATTGTCCCCAAGGCTTCGCTTAGAGGAAGAAAGGATATTATGAAGGTTTATGGTCCTGCACAAAAAGCACTTGCCACTGCAGTTGTAGATTGTGTTTATGATGAAACCATTCCCGAAAATAAAGCTGAAGAAATCTGTATAGTATGCGGCGTTTTTATCCATCCTGATTCAAAAGAAAGCGATAAAATTTATATAAATAACTATGAAGCTGCAAAATTAGCTATAAAAAGAGCATTTACTGAAGAACCTTCAATTGACGAAATTTTAACTGAAAGAAACTCTGTTGTTCATCCTTTTTACAAAGAACCTTAA